The proteins below are encoded in one region of Ostrea edulis chromosome 3, xbOstEdul1.1, whole genome shotgun sequence:
- the LOC125673572 gene encoding D-galactoside-specific lectin-like isoform X2, giving the protein MRVETYWMGIILLLSIISLGAGGSIVIICENHNAYLRCPPSHTIRILSANYGRTERYICPARSRWMRDFNCHSSNSQVKVMSRCDSHTECFLEAKNSVFGDPCVGTYKYLYVEFFCEETTAVPA; this is encoded by the exons ATGAGAGTAGAAACTTATTGGATGGGGATAATATTACTCCTTTCGATCATCAGTTTAGGTGCAG GCGGATCCATTGTGATTatttgtgaaaatcacaatgcCTACCTACGTTGCCCGCCTTCCCACACAATTCGAATTCTAAGTGCAAACTATGGAAGAACCGAGAGATATATTTGCCCAGCTCGTTCTCGATGGATGAGGGATTTCAACTGCCACTCGTCGAATTCGCAGGTGAAGGTCATGTCAAGATGCGACAGCCACACTGAATGTTTCTTAGAAGCGAAGAACAGTGTGTTTGGAGATCCGTGCGTTGGAACTTACAAGTATCTGTATGTGGAATTTTTCTGTGAGGAAACCACAGCCGTCCCCGCGTGA